One Romboutsia sp. 13368 genomic window carries:
- a CDS encoding helix-turn-helix domain-containing protein: MQRNNRKNMSYSFDIKLKAVKMYLDQGIGSTTIAKELNLSSSKRVLLWVKRYNEFGEDGLRERRGTTRGLQKGRPRKRQLSLEEENQRLKAEVEFLKKLLILEREXF; the protein is encoded by the coding sequence ATGCAAAGAAATAATAGAAAAAATATGAGTTATTCATTTGATATAAAACTTAAAGCTGTAAAAATGTATTTAGATCAAGGCATTGGAAGTACTACAATTGCAAAGGAACTTAATTTAAGTTCTAGTAAAAGAGTTCTCTTATGGGTAAAAAGATATAATGAATTCGGAGAAGATGGATTAAGAGAACGTAGAGGAACTACTCGAGGGTTACAAAAAGGTAGACCTAGAAAGCGACAGCTTTCACTTGAAGAAGAAAATCAAAGATTAAAAGCAGAAGTTGAATTTTTAAAAAAGTTATTAATTCTAGAAAGGGAGNNGTTTTAG
- a CDS encoding peptide chain release factor 3 → MTEQNLSLIEEVKRRRTFAIISHPDAGKTTLTEKFLLYGGAIREAGSVKSRKSQKHAVSDWMEIEKQRGISVASSVLQFEYNNFCINILDTPGHQDFSEDTYRTLMAADSAVMVIDSAKGVEDQTKKLFHVCKMRGIPIFTFINKMDRQGKDPFELLEDIENVLGIRSCPVNWPIGSGKDFKGVFNRHKNQIELFDDGNHGQSIANSITGEVSDEKFNTLLGDALHGKLLEDIELLDIAGDNFDLEKILNGELTPVFFGSALTNFGVEPFLESFLEITPPPTPRSSNLGDIDPNSNNFSGFIFKIQANMDKNHRDRIAFLRICSGKFEKGMSVTHVQRNKKIKLSQPQQFVAQDRVIIDSAYPGDIIGIHDPGIFNIGDTLSEKQSNLQYTGIPQFAPEHFARVSTKNALKRKQFVKGLTQLSEEGAIQIFREPNFGMEELIVGVVGVLQFEVLEYRLKQEYGVDIIMNQLPYRYIRWIEHGSVKSDRISMPMDTILVEDKNRTQAVLLQNEWSIRHLLERNEGIVLKETSL, encoded by the coding sequence ATGACAGAACAAAATTTAAGCTTAATTGAAGAGGTTAAAAGAAGAAGAACCTTTGCAATTATTTCACATCCCGATGCCGGAAAAACTACATTAACTGAAAAGTTCCTATTATATGGTGGAGCTATTCGTGAAGCAGGTTCAGTTAAGTCTAGAAAATCTCAAAAACATGCAGTATCTGACTGGATGGAAATAGAAAAACAAAGAGGTATATCTGTTGCATCAAGTGTTCTTCAATTTGAATATAATAACTTTTGTATAAACATACTTGATACTCCAGGGCATCAAGATTTCAGTGAAGACACTTATAGAACTCTTATGGCAGCAGATAGTGCGGTAATGGTTATTGACTCTGCTAAAGGGGTTGAGGACCAAACAAAGAAATTATTCCACGTTTGTAAAATGAGAGGAATTCCAATATTCACATTTATAAACAAAATGGACCGTCAAGGAAAAGACCCTTTTGAATTACTTGAAGATATAGAAAATGTTCTTGGAATTCGTTCTTGTCCAGTAAACTGGCCAATAGGTTCTGGTAAAGACTTTAAAGGTGTATTTAACCGTCATAAAAACCAAATAGAGCTATTTGATGATGGTAACCATGGACAATCTATAGCTAACTCTATAACTGGGGAAGTATCTGATGAAAAGTTTAATACTTTATTAGGTGATGCTCTTCATGGAAAATTACTAGAAGATATTGAACTTTTAGATATCGCTGGTGATAACTTCGATTTAGAGAAGATATTAAATGGTGAATTAACACCTGTATTTTTCGGAAGTGCCCTTACTAACTTTGGTGTTGAGCCATTTTTAGAGTCATTCCTAGAAATAACACCACCACCAACTCCTCGTAGTAGTAACTTAGGTGATATAGATCCTAACTCTAATAACTTCTCAGGATTTATATTTAAGATACAAGCTAATATGGATAAAAACCATAGAGATAGAATAGCCTTTTTAAGAATTTGCTCTGGTAAGTTCGAAAAAGGTATGTCTGTAACTCATGTACAAAGAAATAAAAAGATTAAACTTTCACAACCTCAACAATTCGTGGCTCAAGACCGTGTTATAATAGATTCAGCTTATCCAGGTGATATCATAGGTATACACGACCCAGGAATATTTAACATTGGGGATACATTAAGTGAAAAACAATCAAACTTACAATACACTGGTATACCACAATTTGCTCCTGAACATTTTGCAAGAGTATCTACAAAAAATGCTCTTAAGAGAAAGCAATTTGTAAAGGGTCTTACTCAATTATCAGAAGAAGGTGCTATTCAGATATTCAGAGAACCTAACTTTGGTATGGAAGAGCTTATTGTAGGAGTAGTTGGAGTTTTACAATTTGAAGTTTTAGAATATCGTCTAAAGCAAGAGTATGGTGTTGATATAATAATGAACCAACTACCTTACCGTTATATACGTTGGATTGAGCATGGTTCTGTTAAGTCAGATAGAATTTCAATGCCAATGGATACAATACTAGTTGAAGATAAAAATAGAACTCAAGCAGTATTATTACAAAATGAGTGGTCTATAAGACATTTACTTGAAAGAAATGAAGGTATAGTTTTAAAAGAAACTTCTTTATAA
- a CDS encoding DUF2703 domain-containing protein, translating to MIILNIEWKHLDVDGETCDRCNDTRNTLYQTIRQLNIELHDKGIEVILSDKKLRDNQISKSNIILYNGVPIEEILDLKVSENYCASCSDLLGSKTYCRTVTYEGNEYEDIPAKAIRQAAFKVLGLVDDKKEENLGCCFN from the coding sequence ATGATAATACTTAATATTGAATGGAAACACCTTGATGTAGATGGAGAAACTTGTGATCGTTGTAATGATACAAGAAATACTTTATATCAAACAATAAGACAATTAAATATAGAGTTACATGATAAAGGTATTGAAGTTATACTTTCTGATAAAAAATTGAGAGATAATCAAATTTCTAAATCAAATATTATTTTATATAATGGAGTTCCTATTGAAGAAATACTTGATTTAAAGGTATCAGAAAATTATTGTGCTTCATGTTCAGATTTACTTGGAAGTAAAACATACTGTAGAACAGTAACATATGAAGGTAATGAATATGAAGATATTCCTGCAAAAGCTATACGTCAGGCAGCATTTAAAGTACTTGGTTTAGTTGATGATAAAAAAGAAGAAAACTTAGGATGCTGTTTTAAT
- a CDS encoding SH3 domain-containing protein: MKYLKSKILAVTLASTQLMGMGYNVHALETQTTSHSIMRAITYMEVTGNSVNVRTGPSTSYKSIMKLNKGNKVEYISNSGNWSKIKYNGKEGYISSNYIKPVSTDSTSNDIRTITGDSVNFRKGPGTNYSVIRSFSKGTQVNFISQENNWIKVNYNGTVGYVFSKYVSNKTTTDNPSTDNNTPXGNSVNVRTGPSTSYKSIMKLNKGNKVEYISNSGN, from the coding sequence ATGAAATATCTAAAAAGCAAAATATTAGCAGTAACATTAGCCTCAACACAACTAATGGGTATGGGGTATAATGTACATGCACTAGAAACACAAACAACATCTCATAGTATAATGAGAGCAATTACTTATATGGAAGTAACAGGTAATTCAGTTAATGTTAGAACTGGACCTTCAACTTCATATAAATCTATTATGAAGCTAAACAAAGGAAACAAAGTAGAGTATATAAGTAATAGCGGTAACTGGTCTAAGATAAAGTATAACGGAAAAGAAGGTTATATCAGTAGTAACTATATAAAGCCAGTTTCAACAGATTCTACATCTAATGATATAAGAACAATAACAGGAGATTCAGTAAACTTTAGAAAAGGACCAGGAACAAATTATTCTGTTATAAGAAGTTTCTCAAAAGGAACACAAGTAAACTTTATATCACAAGAAAATAATTGGATAAAAGTTAATTACAACGGAACAGTAGGATACGTTTTTAGCAAATATGTATCAAATAAAACTACTACTGATAACCCAAGTACTGATAATAATACACCNNNAGGTAATTCAGTTAATGTTAGAACTGGACCTTCAACTTCATATAAATCTATTATGAAGCTAAACAAAGGAAACAAAGTAGAGTATATAAGTAATAGCGGTAACTAA
- a CDS encoding MYG1 family protein gives NGTFHADDVFGVALMKSIYNDLEVIRTRDEELLKTCDVVSDVGNGKYDHHHVGKERRENGIPYCGFGLLWRDFGISYINSQFPELTDKKEQQEVSQKVD, from the coding sequence AATGGGACATTTCATGCTGACGATGTATTCGGTGTAGCACTTATGAAATCTATATATAATGACCTAGAAGTAATCAGAACAAGAGATGAAGAATTATTAAAAACTTGTGATGTTGTATCAGATGTAGGAAACGGTAAGTATGATCATCACCATGTTGGCAAAGAAAGAAGAGAAAATGGAATACCATATTGTGGATTTGGACTTTTATGGAGAGACTTTGGTATATCATATATAAACTCACAATTCCCAGAATTAACAGATAAAAAAGAGCAACAAGAAGTATCACAAAAAGTAGATA
- a CDS encoding efflux RND transporter permease subunit, whose protein sequence is YVNQLXATGMSKKDAIIETGRSRIRPILMTALTTILAMS, encoded by the coding sequence ATTATGTTAATCAATTAAKAGCTACAGGTATGAGTAAAAAAGATGCCATAATAGAGACTGGAAGAAGTCGTATAAGACCTATACTTATGACTGCTTTAACAACAATACTTGCTATGTC
- a CDS encoding efflux RND transporter permease subunit has product MTGTKDNEKVXVELXNIASISDDEALSSISRENQTRYMTVNATLDADYNVALVGKDVKAKLDNYKVKDGYSIEIGGEMETISDAIGDLILMGVLAIIFVYLIMVAQFQSLLSPFIVMFTIPLAFTGGLLALVITNSELSVIAMLGFLVLTGIV; this is encoded by the coding sequence ATAACAGGAACTAAGGATAATGAAAAAGTTGAWGTAGAATTATNTAACATTGCAAGTATAAGTGATGATGAAGCTTTATCTTCTATATCTCGTGAAAATCAAACTAGATATATGACAGTTAATGCAACTCTTGATGCTGATTATAATGTTGCTTTAGTAGGTAAGGATGTAAAAGCAAAGTTAGATAATTATAAAGTAAAAGATGGATACTCTATTGAAATAGGTGGAGAAATGGAAACTATTTCAGATGCTATTGGTGATTTAATTTTAATGGGAGTATTAGCAATTATATTTGTTTATTTAATAATGGTTGCTCAATTCCAATCATTACTATCACCATTTATAGTAATGTTTACAATACCATTAGCTTTCACAGGAGGATTATTAGCATTAGTAATTACAAATAGTGAATTAAGTGTAATAGCAATGTTAGGTTTCTTAGTTCTAACAGGGATAGTT
- a CDS encoding efflux RND transporter permease subunit: protein MIPKFSVKKPYTVAVSVIMVIILGVVSFMNMTTDLLPSIDLPYAIVSTVYPGASPEKVESSVTKPLEKGLATISGLKNISSVSSENTSMVILEFEQDVNMDSVMIDMSSKIDMVEGYFDDSVNSPMIMKLNPDMMPIMTLSVDIKGMDIKEVTDYVNENILPQFERIDGVASVNAIGLIEDQLKVTLDDDKINEINKKIQANVDSEFKKQEQSLSDAKNELNKSQTQLESESKKQLANLETASKELQTAKKQLQTAVNAIGMSKSELQEKIDDATIEXKSFEDAESKLNDLQNELNNPSQNDEDNDECHDEDNDE from the coding sequence GTGATACCAAAGTTTAGTGTTAAAAAACCATATACTGTAGCGGTTAGTGTAATAATGGTAATTATATTAGGTGTAGTATCTTTTATGAATATGACAACAGATTTACTACCAAGTATAGATTTACCATATGCAATAGTTAGTACAGTGTATCCGGGTGCAAGTCCAGAAAAGGTGGAGTCTTCTGTTACAAAACCATTAGAAAAGGGATTAGCCACAATAAGTGGACTTAAAAATATCTCATCAGTATCTAGTGAGAATACTAGTATGGTAATTTTGGAATTTGAACAAGATGTGAATATGGACTCTGTAATGATTGATATGAGTTCAAAAATAGATATGGTTGAAGGATACTTCGATGATTCTGTTAATTCACCAATGATTATGAAGTTAAATCCAGATATGATGCCTATAATGACTTTAAGTGTAGATATTAAAGGTATGGATATAAAAGAAGTAACTGATTATGTTAATGAAAATATATTACCTCAGTTTGAACGTATAGATGGAGTTGCATCAGTTAATGCAATTGGGCTTATTGAGGACCAACTTAAAGTTACGTTAGATGATGATAAAATAAATGAAATTAATAAAAAAATTCAAGCCAATGTAGATTCTGAATTTAAAAAACAAGAACAATCTTTAAGTGATGCTAAAAATGAGTTAAACAAATCTCAGACTCAACTAGAATCTGAAAGTAAAAAACAATTAGCAAATTTAGAAACCGCAAGTAAAGAATTACAAACTGCTAAAAAACAATTACAAACTGCAGTGAATGCAATAGGAATGTCAAAATCAGAGCTACAAGAAAAAATAGATGATGCTACTATAGAACNNAAATCTTTTGAAGATGCAGAAAGTAAATTAAATGACCTTCAAAATGAATTAAACAATCCTTCACAAAATGATGAAGATAATGATGAATGTCATGATGAAGATAATGATGAATAA
- a CDS encoding alpha/beta-type small acid-soluble spore protein, whose amino-acid sequence MANKYVNPNAKKALQEMKLEIANELGVEANNKYGSNNTSYSNGQLGGRVGGQMSKRLVEMGQQALLNQYNSKK is encoded by the coding sequence ATGGCTAATAAATATGTAAATCCAAATGCTAAAAAAGCATTACAAGAAATGAAATTAGAAATAGCAAATGAATTAGGAGTTGAAGCTAATAATAAATATGGTTCAAATAATACATCTTATTCAAATGGTCAATTAGGCGGTAGAGTTGGTGGACAAATGAGTAAGAGATTAGTTGAAATGGGACAACAAGCTTTACTTAATCAGTATAATAGTAAAAAGTAA
- a CDS encoding globin domain-containing protein, with protein MLNQNTIDIIKSTVPALREHGVEITTTFYNRMFANNPEIKAMFNMDKQESGEQPKALAMAVLAAAQNIDNLEAILPAVKNIAKAHVNTNVKPEHYPIIGENLLGAIKEVLKDAATEEIINAWAEAYKVISDVFIQIEKDMYIDQICKDNQIHQRM; from the coding sequence ATGTTAAATCAAAATACAATAGATATAATCAAAAGTACAGTTCCAGCTTTAAGAGAACACGGAGTAGAAATAACAACAACTTTTTATAATAGAATGTTTGCAAATAACCCTGAAATAAAAGCTATGTTTAATATGGACAAGCAAGAATCAGGAGAACAACCAAAGGCATTAGCAATGGCAGTATTAGCAGCTGCACAAAATATAGACAACTTAGAAGCTATATTACCAGCTGTAAAAAATATAGCTAAGGCTCACGTTAACACAAATGTAAAACCAGAACATTACCCAATAATAGGTGAAAACTTATTAGGTGCTATAAAAGAAGTATTAAAAGATGCTGCAACAGAAGAAATAATAAATGCATGGGCAGAAGCTTACAAAGTTATATCTGATGTATTTATACAAATAGAAAAAGATATGTATATAGATCAAATATGCAAAGATAATCAAATACATCAAAGAATGTAA